One window from the genome of Vanessa tameamea isolate UH-Manoa-2023 chromosome 13, ilVanTame1 primary haplotype, whole genome shotgun sequence encodes:
- the LOC113397911 gene encoding tRNA N(3)-methylcytidine methyltransferase METTL2 isoform X2, whose product MEDKRPQFGNRILENVDEVFKHNAWDNVQWNADQEKAAAEKVELNSTVTFSEDRLKDLEENANKHWDAFYDIHQNRFFKDRHWLFTEFPELAPDFNSAPVRVFPDGESKQSTPDRIKHNDEDAHNSKRYIFEIGCGVGNTIFPILQYSQDPNLFIYGCDFSSKAIEIMKQNELYDTKRCEVFVLDATSSDWQVPFAENSLDIIVLIFVLSAIDPTKMTNVIEHIYKYLRPGGLVVFRDYGRYDLAQLRFKKGRCISDNFYARGDNTMVYFFTQEEISNLFKNVGFVEEQNLIDRRLQVNRGKMLTMYRVWIQAKYRKP is encoded by the exons atggaAGATAAGAGACCACAATTCGGAAATAGAATACTTGAAAATGTGGACGAGGTCTTCAAACACAATGCTTG gGACAATGTTCAGTGGAATGCTGATCAAGAAAAGGCAGCAGCTGAGAAAGTTGAGCTGAATTCAACAGTGACATTTTCTGAAGATCGCCTAAAAGATTTAGAAGAAAATGCTAATAAACACTGGGATGCATTTTATGATATACACCAAAACAG ATTTTTTAAGGATCGTCACTGGCTATTCACTGAGTTTCCTGAGTTAGCACCTGACTTCAATTCAGCTCCTGTCAGAGTATTTCCAGATGGTGAAAGTAAACAATCAACTCCGGATAGAATCAAACATAATGATGAAGATGCACACAATTCTAAACgctatatttttgaaattggatGTGGTGTAGGAAACACAATATTTCCAATATTACAATATAGTCAGGAtccaaacttatttatttatggttgtGATTTTTCATCAAAGGCTATAGAAATAATGAAACAGAATGAACTGTATGATACAAAGAGATGTGAAGTATTTGTTTTGGATGCCACTTCTAGTGATTGGCAGGTTCCATTTGCGGAGAACTCTTtagatattattgttttaatttttgttttatcagcTATAGATCCGACAAA GATGACAAATGTTATtgaacacatatataaatatctgcGACCAGGCGGTTTGGTCGTTTTCCGAGACTATGGCAGATACGACTTAGCACAGTTAAGATTCAAGAAAGGCCGGTGTATATCTGATAACTTTTACGCACGAGGAGATAACActatggtttatttttttacgcaaGAAGAAATATCAAATCTATTCAAAAATGTTGGTTTTGTAGAAGAGCAAAACCTAATCGATAGAAGACTTCAAGTGAATCGAGGGAAGATGCTGACAATGTACAGAGTCTGGATCCAAGCTAAATATCGTAAAccttaa
- the LOC113397911 gene encoding tRNA N(3)-methylcytidine methyltransferase Mettl2 isoform X1 — MWTRSSNTMLGTVFNVSIRYCKNIKIPDKSISDLELTRHRKKPPGGNRYLTDSKLLYLFNAWDNVQWNADQEKAAAEKVELNSTVTFSEDRLKDLEENANKHWDAFYDIHQNRFFKDRHWLFTEFPELAPDFNSAPVRVFPDGESKQSTPDRIKHNDEDAHNSKRYIFEIGCGVGNTIFPILQYSQDPNLFIYGCDFSSKAIEIMKQNELYDTKRCEVFVLDATSSDWQVPFAENSLDIIVLIFVLSAIDPTKMTNVIEHIYKYLRPGGLVVFRDYGRYDLAQLRFKKGRCISDNFYARGDNTMVYFFTQEEISNLFKNVGFVEEQNLIDRRLQVNRGKMLTMYRVWIQAKYRKP, encoded by the exons ATGTGGACGAGGTCTTCAAACACAATGCTTGGTACTGTGTTCAATGTTTCTATtagatattgtaaaaatattaagattccAGACAAAAGTATATCAGACTTGGAACTAACGAGACACAGGAAAAAACCACCCGGTGGTAATCGATACCTTACTGATAGCAAACTACTGTATCTTTTTAATGCCtg gGACAATGTTCAGTGGAATGCTGATCAAGAAAAGGCAGCAGCTGAGAAAGTTGAGCTGAATTCAACAGTGACATTTTCTGAAGATCGCCTAAAAGATTTAGAAGAAAATGCTAATAAACACTGGGATGCATTTTATGATATACACCAAAACAG ATTTTTTAAGGATCGTCACTGGCTATTCACTGAGTTTCCTGAGTTAGCACCTGACTTCAATTCAGCTCCTGTCAGAGTATTTCCAGATGGTGAAAGTAAACAATCAACTCCGGATAGAATCAAACATAATGATGAAGATGCACACAATTCTAAACgctatatttttgaaattggatGTGGTGTAGGAAACACAATATTTCCAATATTACAATATAGTCAGGAtccaaacttatttatttatggttgtGATTTTTCATCAAAGGCTATAGAAATAATGAAACAGAATGAACTGTATGATACAAAGAGATGTGAAGTATTTGTTTTGGATGCCACTTCTAGTGATTGGCAGGTTCCATTTGCGGAGAACTCTTtagatattattgttttaatttttgttttatcagcTATAGATCCGACAAA GATGACAAATGTTATtgaacacatatataaatatctgcGACCAGGCGGTTTGGTCGTTTTCCGAGACTATGGCAGATACGACTTAGCACAGTTAAGATTCAAGAAAGGCCGGTGTATATCTGATAACTTTTACGCACGAGGAGATAACActatggtttatttttttacgcaaGAAGAAATATCAAATCTATTCAAAAATGTTGGTTTTGTAGAAGAGCAAAACCTAATCGATAGAAGACTTCAAGTGAATCGAGGGAAGATGCTGACAATGTACAGAGTCTGGATCCAAGCTAAATATCGTAAAccttaa
- the LOC113397910 gene encoding cytochrome P450 CYP12A2-like, with protein sequence MSEIMFKRNLTIIKRFNAYRLSSTLNIETKPFEAIPGLSSLPLLGPIHHFLPGIGSVGFRANFYEISKVLYEKYGSVVKLDGVFARASMVILYEPEHFDQIYRSEDVLPSRPGFETLLYYRTQLRKSVSNGIYGLTVAEGSQWRDFRTKVNPALLKPKLIKLYAPVLEEIAEDMVARLKSLQGKGSYLEQNLDLEMTKWSLESVAVVGLGTRLGSLEDNLANDHPARILIQCAQDILELSWKLEFFPSLWRYYETQNFKKMIKTLDLQWEASVKFIEEAKRKINERGHDVPEEDKSIIEKLLAVDDKVAIMMANEMLLAGIDTVAYTTLCLLYNLATNPISQEKIREDIKSSEQSNRYLRACLKESLRLFPVLPANLRRTTKEHIVGGYSIPKGIDVIAPNEFLSKMEKHYPRAKEFIPERWLVDKSDPLYYGNCHPMITLPFGFGVRSCIGRRIAEMEIEIFIKKLLSDVKVTWEGPPVQVVTKVLNSLKKPYCFKFQLVC encoded by the exons ATGAGTGAAATTATGTTTAAACGTAATTTGACAATTATAAAGCGATTTAATGCTTATCg attatCATCGACgttaaatattgaaactaaaCCTTTTGAAGCAATACCAGGTTTATCCTCGTTACCTCTTCTGGGTCCTATACATCATTTTCTTCCAGGAATAG GATCAGTTGGTTTTCGTGCAAATTTCTACGAGATATCAAaagttttgtatgaaaaatatgGATCTGTAGTTAAATTAGATGGCGTTTTTGCTAGAGCAAGCATGGTCATCCTGTATGAGCCGGAGCATTTTGATCAG ATATATCGATCTGAAGATGTATTGCCATCGAGACCAGGATTTGAGACTTTACTGTATTACAGGACACAGCTAAGAAAATCCGTCAGCAATGGTATTTACGGCTTAACGGTTGC agAAGGCTCTCAATGGCGAGATTTTCGTACCAAAGTTAATCCAGCTCTATTGAAaccaaaattgataaaattatatgcacCAGTTTTAGAGGAAATTGCTGAAGATATGGTTGCAAG attaaaAAGTTTACAAGGAAAAGGCAGTTATTTGGAGCAGAACTTAGATTTAGAAATGACGAAATGGTCATTGGAATCCGTGGCTGTTGTTGGTTTAGGGACCAGACTTGGATCGTTGGAAGACAATTTAGCTAATGACCATCCAGCGAGAATTCTTATACAGTGTGCTCAAGATATTCTAGAACTTTCGTGGAAATTGGAATTTTTTCCAAGTCTTTGGAGATATTATGAAACccaaaattttaagaaaatgattAAAACGTTAGATTTACAATGGGA GGCCAGTGTAAAATTTATCGAAGAagctaaaagaaaaataaatgaaagagGTCACGATGTTCCAGAAGAAGATAAAAGTATAATAGAGAAATTATTAGCCGTAGACGATAAGGTTGCTATAATGATGGCAAACGAAATGTTGCTTGCTGGAATCGATACA GTGGCGTATACAACTCTTTGCCTTCTATACAATTTAGCCACAAATCCCATTTCTCAAGAAAAAATAAGAGAAGATATTAAATCATCAGAACAGAGTAATCGGTACCTCAGAGCTTGTCTCAAAGAGTCGTTAAGGTTATTTCCAGTATTACCGGCGAACCTTAGACGAACGACCAAAGAGCACATTGTTGGAGGATATTCCATTCCCAAAGGC ATCGATGTTATAGCACCAAACGAATTTTTATCTAAGATGGAAAAACATTACCCTCGTGCCAAAGAATTTATACCAGAAAGATGGTTAGTGGACAAATCAGATCCTTTGTATTATGGCAATTGCCATCCCATGATAACACTCCCATTTGGTTTCGGAGTAAGATCGTGTATCGGAAGAAGAATTGCAGAGATGGAAATCGAAATATTCATAAAGAAATTATTGAGTGACGTTAAAGTGACTTGGGAGGGCCCACCGGTTCAAGTCGTTACAAAAGTGTTGAATTCTTTGAAAAAGCCATactgttttaaatttcaattggtCTGTTAA
- the LOC113397945 gene encoding tripartite motif-containing protein 2-like isoform X1, protein MYCCSFLSRLGVGMASMSSTLVETVSINYEDFNESFLTCGTCLCTYDGGEHTPKLLPCSHTVCLHCLTRIAASQTRDAGSFRCPICRELITIPRGGVAALPPSFLVNQLLDLMARQRREVIPQCSSHPGRELLFCETCDCVFCRHCADGPHSDTPCDHTVVPFSIALKRMSEILLYRANECLSKLGSARDAVASELRRLEAAATAADEAIDRHFAELRAALDKRHGELKSAAAAAATHKRKLLEEQLKLIDAEKAKVEAECSGLQQQVEVREVSSRAAALGARLGDAAALAEPRENAFLAVDFAHNDAQQRFAEALAELGRVRTSTTFPGLCTLQLESACVCGLELVVVLRTVDYHGEARSTGGDPVTAAASLDDAPLPCTVTDLDSGLYRISMRPWAAGAVSVRVLVFSRGVRDSPLRASVLPAAAPLRVWGARGSGKEQLSQPVAVARCPKRREIYILDAGNSRVKVLDDETFAFKTHIVNDGLAGRSCTGIAVTSEGVVVVNWRTRTLTEINSSGGTVRTIRSERLVEPVCVAAHAPSRRLAVADNGARAVFVFDTHGNIEREVGSGDMGLVGGLALTEDMIVVADVAVRVYDSEGNLQATLAPIPKGRGGYGGIALEYTDSGWHIVCTRSVRGRPALVVLEAGGAGGAGGAGGAGRVLAACELADRRPRRVAGLALLPERRALLADLAGDCLRLHTYW, encoded by the exons ATGTATTGTTGTTCTTTCCT TTCACGGCTGGGCGTCGGGATGGCGAGCATGAGCTCCACGCTCGTCGAGACGGTGTCCATCAACTATGAGGATTTTAACGAGAGCTTCCTCACTTGCGGCACTTGTTTAT gcaCTTATGATGGAGGCGAGCACACCCCTAAGCTTTTGCCGTGTTCACATACCGTCTGCTTGCACTGTCTCACTCGAATAGCTGCCTCGCAAACTAGAGACGCTGGAAGCTTCAGATGCCCGATATGTCGCGAATTAATCACCATACCTCGTGGCGGAGTTGCAGCTCTACCTCCATCGTTTCTCGTGAACCAGTTACTGGATCTAATGGCTAGGCAGAGAAGAGAAGTAATACCCCAGTGCAGTTCACATCCCGGTAGAGAGTTACTCTTCTGTGAGACTTGCGATTGCGTTTTCTGTAGGCATTGTGCAGACGGACCCCATAGTGATACTCCCTGTGATCATACCGTGGTGCCGTTTTCTATAGCGTTAAAAAGAATGTCCGAGATATTGTTATATAGAGCCAATGAGTGCCTGAGTAAGCTCGGTTCGGCGAGGGACGCCGTAGCGAGTGAGTTAAGAAGATTAGAGGCGGCGGCGACGGCAGCCGATGAAGCGATAGATAGACACTTCGCGGAATTGAGAGCCGCATTAGATAAACGTCACGGTGAACTTAAATCGGCTGCAGCGGCTGCCGCTACGCATAAAAGGAAGCTGCTTGAAGAGCAATTGAAATTGATCGATGCTGAAAAAGCAAAA gtCGAAGCTGAATGTTCGGGTCTTCAACAGCAAGTTGAAGTGCGGGAAGTGAGCAGTCGAGCTGCGGCCCTGGGAGCCCGACTCGGGGACGCGGCTGCGCTCGCGGAGCCCAGGGAGAACGCATTCCTAGCGGTGGACTTCGCGCACAACGACGCGCAGCAGAGATTTGCCGAGGCTTTAGCGGAATTGGGCAGAGTTAGAACGAGTACTACCTTCCCTGGTTTATGCACTCTGCAGTTAG AGTCAGCGTGCGTATGCGGACTGGAGCTGGTGGTGGTGCTGCGCACGGTGGACTACCACGGCGAGGCGCGCAGCACGGGCGGCGACCCCGTCACCGCCGCCGCCAGCCTGGACGACGCGCCGCTGCCCTGCACCGTCACCGACCTGGACTCCGGCCTCTACCG CATCTCGATGCGGCCGTGGGCGGCGGGCGCGGTGTCGGTGCGCGTGCTGGTGTTCTCGCGCGGCGTGCGCGACTCCCCGCTGCGCGCCAGCGTGCTGCCGGCCGCCGCGCCGCTGCGCGTGTGGGGCGCGCGCGGCTCGGGCAAGGAGCAGCTCAGCCAGCCCGTCGCCGTCGCCAG gtGTCCGAAGCGCCGCGAAATTTATATTCTTGATGCTGGAAATTCAAGAGTCAAAGTGTTAGACGATGAGACGTTCGCTTTCAAAACACATATTGTTAATGACG GATTGGCGGGACGAAGTTGTACAGGTATAGCGGTAACGTCCGAAGGCGTCGTCGTGGTTAACTGGCGGACAAGAACACTCACAGAG ATCAACAGCTCGGGCGGCACCGTGCGCACCATCCGCTCGGAGCGCCTCGTGGAGCCCGTGTGCGTCGCCGCGCACGCGCCCTCGCGCCGCCTCGCCGTCGCCGACAACGGCGCGCGCGCCGTCTTCGTGTTCGACACGCACGGGAACATCGAGCGGGAG GTCGGTAGCGGCGACATGGGTCTCGTGGGCGGGCTGGCGCTGACGGAGGACATGATCGTGGTGGCGGACGTCGCGGTGCGAGTATACGACTCCGAAGGAAACTTGCAAGCCACCCTGGCGCCCATACCCAAAG GTCGCGGAGGATACGGCGGCATAGCGCTCGAGTACACGGACAGCGGCTGGCACATCGTGTGCACGCGCTCCGTGCGCGGCCGGCCCGCGCTCGTGGTGCTggaggcgggcggcgcgggcggcgcggggggcgcgggcggcgcggggcgcGTGCTGGCCGCGTGCGAGCTGGCCGACCGCCGGCCGCGCCGCGTCGCCGGCCTCGCGCTGCTGCCCGAGCGCCGCGCGCTGCTGGCGGACCTCGCCGGCGACTGCCTGCGGCTGCACACCTACTG GTGA
- the LOC113397945 gene encoding tripartite motif-containing protein 2-like isoform X2 — translation MASMSSTLVETVSINYEDFNESFLTCGTCLCTYDGGEHTPKLLPCSHTVCLHCLTRIAASQTRDAGSFRCPICRELITIPRGGVAALPPSFLVNQLLDLMARQRREVIPQCSSHPGRELLFCETCDCVFCRHCADGPHSDTPCDHTVVPFSIALKRMSEILLYRANECLSKLGSARDAVASELRRLEAAATAADEAIDRHFAELRAALDKRHGELKSAAAAAATHKRKLLEEQLKLIDAEKAKVEAECSGLQQQVEVREVSSRAAALGARLGDAAALAEPRENAFLAVDFAHNDAQQRFAEALAELGRVRTSTTFPGLCTLQLESACVCGLELVVVLRTVDYHGEARSTGGDPVTAAASLDDAPLPCTVTDLDSGLYRISMRPWAAGAVSVRVLVFSRGVRDSPLRASVLPAAAPLRVWGARGSGKEQLSQPVAVARCPKRREIYILDAGNSRVKVLDDETFAFKTHIVNDGLAGRSCTGIAVTSEGVVVVNWRTRTLTEINSSGGTVRTIRSERLVEPVCVAAHAPSRRLAVADNGARAVFVFDTHGNIEREVGSGDMGLVGGLALTEDMIVVADVAVRVYDSEGNLQATLAPIPKGRGGYGGIALEYTDSGWHIVCTRSVRGRPALVVLEAGGAGGAGGAGGAGRVLAACELADRRPRRVAGLALLPERRALLADLAGDCLRLHTYW, via the exons ATGGCGAGCATGAGCTCCACGCTCGTCGAGACGGTGTCCATCAACTATGAGGATTTTAACGAGAGCTTCCTCACTTGCGGCACTTGTTTAT gcaCTTATGATGGAGGCGAGCACACCCCTAAGCTTTTGCCGTGTTCACATACCGTCTGCTTGCACTGTCTCACTCGAATAGCTGCCTCGCAAACTAGAGACGCTGGAAGCTTCAGATGCCCGATATGTCGCGAATTAATCACCATACCTCGTGGCGGAGTTGCAGCTCTACCTCCATCGTTTCTCGTGAACCAGTTACTGGATCTAATGGCTAGGCAGAGAAGAGAAGTAATACCCCAGTGCAGTTCACATCCCGGTAGAGAGTTACTCTTCTGTGAGACTTGCGATTGCGTTTTCTGTAGGCATTGTGCAGACGGACCCCATAGTGATACTCCCTGTGATCATACCGTGGTGCCGTTTTCTATAGCGTTAAAAAGAATGTCCGAGATATTGTTATATAGAGCCAATGAGTGCCTGAGTAAGCTCGGTTCGGCGAGGGACGCCGTAGCGAGTGAGTTAAGAAGATTAGAGGCGGCGGCGACGGCAGCCGATGAAGCGATAGATAGACACTTCGCGGAATTGAGAGCCGCATTAGATAAACGTCACGGTGAACTTAAATCGGCTGCAGCGGCTGCCGCTACGCATAAAAGGAAGCTGCTTGAAGAGCAATTGAAATTGATCGATGCTGAAAAAGCAAAA gtCGAAGCTGAATGTTCGGGTCTTCAACAGCAAGTTGAAGTGCGGGAAGTGAGCAGTCGAGCTGCGGCCCTGGGAGCCCGACTCGGGGACGCGGCTGCGCTCGCGGAGCCCAGGGAGAACGCATTCCTAGCGGTGGACTTCGCGCACAACGACGCGCAGCAGAGATTTGCCGAGGCTTTAGCGGAATTGGGCAGAGTTAGAACGAGTACTACCTTCCCTGGTTTATGCACTCTGCAGTTAG AGTCAGCGTGCGTATGCGGACTGGAGCTGGTGGTGGTGCTGCGCACGGTGGACTACCACGGCGAGGCGCGCAGCACGGGCGGCGACCCCGTCACCGCCGCCGCCAGCCTGGACGACGCGCCGCTGCCCTGCACCGTCACCGACCTGGACTCCGGCCTCTACCG CATCTCGATGCGGCCGTGGGCGGCGGGCGCGGTGTCGGTGCGCGTGCTGGTGTTCTCGCGCGGCGTGCGCGACTCCCCGCTGCGCGCCAGCGTGCTGCCGGCCGCCGCGCCGCTGCGCGTGTGGGGCGCGCGCGGCTCGGGCAAGGAGCAGCTCAGCCAGCCCGTCGCCGTCGCCAG gtGTCCGAAGCGCCGCGAAATTTATATTCTTGATGCTGGAAATTCAAGAGTCAAAGTGTTAGACGATGAGACGTTCGCTTTCAAAACACATATTGTTAATGACG GATTGGCGGGACGAAGTTGTACAGGTATAGCGGTAACGTCCGAAGGCGTCGTCGTGGTTAACTGGCGGACAAGAACACTCACAGAG ATCAACAGCTCGGGCGGCACCGTGCGCACCATCCGCTCGGAGCGCCTCGTGGAGCCCGTGTGCGTCGCCGCGCACGCGCCCTCGCGCCGCCTCGCCGTCGCCGACAACGGCGCGCGCGCCGTCTTCGTGTTCGACACGCACGGGAACATCGAGCGGGAG GTCGGTAGCGGCGACATGGGTCTCGTGGGCGGGCTGGCGCTGACGGAGGACATGATCGTGGTGGCGGACGTCGCGGTGCGAGTATACGACTCCGAAGGAAACTTGCAAGCCACCCTGGCGCCCATACCCAAAG GTCGCGGAGGATACGGCGGCATAGCGCTCGAGTACACGGACAGCGGCTGGCACATCGTGTGCACGCGCTCCGTGCGCGGCCGGCCCGCGCTCGTGGTGCTggaggcgggcggcgcgggcggcgcggggggcgcgggcggcgcggggcgcGTGCTGGCCGCGTGCGAGCTGGCCGACCGCCGGCCGCGCCGCGTCGCCGGCCTCGCGCTGCTGCCCGAGCGCCGCGCGCTGCTGGCGGACCTCGCCGGCGACTGCCTGCGGCTGCACACCTACTG GTGA